The following is a genomic window from Gigantopelta aegis isolate Gae_Host chromosome 5, Gae_host_genome, whole genome shotgun sequence.
TAACACAGTTAGGAACATTAATGATATATGagataatttgtttaatgacacattaaagccatatttatttatcaaagtTTCACAGCatatatagaaggaaggaaggaactgttttatttaacgacacatcaacacattttatttataattatatggcgttggacatatggttaaagaccacacagatattgagagagaaaacctgctccTTTTGagtagcagccagggatcttttatatgcaccataccgcagacaggataacacataccaccgcctttgatataccagtcgtggtgcactggctggagcagcATATATAGAagtgaaaacaaaaacgtttgcTACCAAATTGTATACATTAGTTAAACCATGATTACAATATGCATAAAACAGCAGAAACAATTAACACTAcaaatcaaacattaaaaaaccacAACGCCAGTCCTATGTAGAAtggaaacaaatattaatatacaaattTGCCACCCTGATGGGAAAGCCTCACTGGAACATTGCCGACCCTGCATGGGACTACAATTTCAAACACAGGATGACCACGTCATAGGTGCAGCTTGGTTCAGATCAAGGGAATATTACAGATGACTTGATTTTGAACGATTCAAAGTTGCTGGCCAATTCCTAATGGTGATAGGAAAACAGTTTAATCATCTACAAATCTTTTATTGGATGTTATCTGTTCACATTACTGTTTAACTGTTTTCTGTTTCAGCTCCGTATGGTGTAAAAGATGAAAATCTGACCACGCTAACGACAGTTACTCTGCCATTCAGTATTTCAGTGACTGGAAGCTGTACCTACCTCCTCCCAAACTGTATTTGGACATACAAGGTATGTACCTGTAGATATACTACcatatactaaaatatattaaatctgTCGTTAAAAACTATCTTAAATCCactgtttcattaaaaacaattaaaacttCCTCAAgagaataaaataacaaaaaagagaTAACACCAAGGAAACTAAGGGAAgcaattaaataaattacatgtaGCACCAGTTGAATTGATGGATATTAGCATAAACTATTGATGGATATTAGCATAAACTGTTCATGGAGTCAAAAGACTTTatgtctcactacacagatgtcatctgccactgAAATCCacgttaaattgcccaacttcaaatgaagactgccaatagaatgggttctcgttggcTCTGACAACATACACcactgcgaacatacattatataagcatttattttcactccaaaattgagaacatttccgtatCCGTTGTTTTGCTACATGagcgcatctggctgtagtaccagtCCGAACAGGTCGTTCATTAACCCATTCActgtctcttgcgctgtacaTCCATGTCCCAAAatgtcaatgcacaatattacaaaacaacatgggcaaaatacagccagaaggcttaccagtAAACATacctattgttttaattattcccCAATTCCTAGAAGTAACTATgtaaaccataacatgtgtcacaattaggaactatagtggactgtgatgaatgaactgtcacccggacgtcaactgtgtagtgagaccttactgCCCTAATGTTCTGTATCACATCCATTGCATCAAGTAGTCTACAATATATGTCTGTGTACTGATCAGTTTCCAAACATGAAGATGCAATGTGCTATATTGCAAGTTTGTGTTGGAAGATATTCAAGAATATTTTATCACTTGACTCTTGTAAAAAATATGATTAACAGATGGTTTCATTATGCCTTTGTTAGCAGTCGCAAATGTCTGTGTCAGGTGACAGACGTGCAACAATGAGCAACCTTGACATAATTAGGCCTCTCGGTGGTCggtgtcagaatatatttacttcatttcatttcaacttattttcgtgcttatatcctattaaggttcaagcacgctgtcctctggacacacacctcagctgtctgagctgtctgtccaggatagtgggataattgttagttggttggtgtttagttagagagaagagggtgtagtggttatacccattgagccctaaCGAACTTGCTCTGTTTGGacccgataccgggctgcgaaccctgtacctactagcctgtagtccgatggcttaaccactgcttCATCGAGGCCGGTGTCAGAATATAAGCTTGTATTTGAAGTTTCCTTTTCTTGCTAAAATTCATTGtatccacacaaaaaacctaGTTTTTTCATGCATGGCTGAATatcccttttaaaaaaagaagacaggTTACTGAACTCAGTGGACTTTTGGACAATCTTGAACTTAGACAACTCATCCTCGTCAGCTGTAACTATCTTCATAGTGGACCAGCCAAACACATGCAAGTCCtctagaaaaaaaacccagcatgtGATGGCGTTGTAATGTTAAAAACAGTCCTCCAGGTTAAATATATTCTATGAAGCTTACTGATCAACATAGGGGTTTATGACATTCgcaataatgttttaaataaaagttataggacatttaaaaataacaccTAAACAGAAATGTGTAAACCTGGCGTGAACTCTTTCGTCTATAATATGCAAGCGCaaaatgttttcctaaaatatatgaCTCATCGACAACGAAAAGTAACTGGATGCACAAAGGttgatttaaaaatacacgCAAAAGTACAAGATTTGTTCAGTGATTAATGTCATTAACGAGAACTACTCAATTAAAATTGCTTAGTTTAGCAAGAACCGTAAACGGGGATAACCCAGAGGTAAAATACTCCAACTTTCGAATTCACGACTGATCTATTCATTGATGAATAATTACATATTTGGCAACactaactcttttttttttttgcttaatttAATCAATAAGATGACgatctaatataaataaactggCTGAAAACTCATTTGCAGAACGAGCTCAGGCGTTGGTTAACGTTagtgcgtggggggggggggggggggggggtattgaaCACGTTTGACATCTTATTCAGAAAGAGAAACCTACTGGTGGTGGTTTTCCAGTAACAAGGTTGCGAAAAACACCCAAGTGTATTGTTGTCGCAATTAATGTAAATAGTCGTTTTTTGTAGTATTAAACTAGCGTTTGAATTAATGTAAATAGTAAATTTATGTAGTATTAAACAGGGTCTGAAATTGGCTGAGATTCCTGTTGGACATTCTGCTGGCCCGAACCACAACTTCCTGtaccaaataaatatattataaagccTTATTTTTATTCACGTGTTTTGGGAGGcgtcttttatttgtttgtttgttttgttttgttgttttttgttgttgttttttgtttttgttttgttttttgggggatgGGGGTAATTTCTTTTTGAGCTGATAACGAGTGTTATCGCcaggtgttgttttttgttgttttttttgttgtggggttgttgttttttgtttgttttggggttgtttttttgttgttgttgttgttgtttttgttgggggggggggcgggttgGGGGGATACAATAACACAGGGTTCGTAGCGGACTTTGAATTCCTTAAAagtctttgattttgaaaaaaagataaGATTTTTAGATCTTTGAAAGTCTTTCAATTCTAATAAAAGTTGTGATAACCTGTTGGTTCATCTGggcagtaaattcctgtaatttaatttgaactagtgtcaatgtacaaaccaacattttgttattatttacttttaaggGTGAAAGGtgataatatttaaaatcatggtgtatatgttggtTGGAAcgctgcatgtaggagttttaggctacatatgttactactgtgGTCTTTAGGATTTGATTTTCTGGAATACACCCTAAAACAATTTTAGCTCAGATAAGAACATGAGCCTTCAAATTCAGTGTTTTCGTCTAGGACAGGAAAGGGACCACAAACAGCTCAGACTCTTGTCTAATATACCACTTCGTAGTTCCTATTATTTTGGAAAACTGATTAGGCCTGTATGTAATATACTTTTTTGTtcgaattgtttgtttttaacggCCAACAAACTGAGAAAATGTGCACCGACTGCACAGATATAATCAGCTACGATCTGATAATGGCAAAGGCCCAGGAATTGTCACTCCTTTGGAGGGTACTCCAGTACTATATACACAACAACCTCGGTGTAAACATCTGTCCAGTAGTGTATTCTGGGGCAATTCTTCGAAAATTACTTTGTTCGGCACTGTTCGAACAGGAAAAGTTCTGATTGTTTTCAAAAGATGGGGCATTCCACAAGTAATGGTTATAGACTTCATAAAGGATTGATTctgtgacaaaaacaacaacaaaaacaaaccgtGAATCTCTGGAGAAGGAGATGTCATTGTGAAACACCTATATTATATATCCCTTCTCGGTGTGTGAATGTTTTTCttctatttgtttgtttttgttgtgtttttctttttttcttttttctttttttcttttttttcttttttttttggggggggtgggggggtggcgggtttttttcatttcaataaaattagttgaaatattatatgttctttttttgtgtgtgtatgttatgtAGACATTTGCTGATGGGTTCGCAAGTAGCTATATCCCATTGATCTTGTTtgttgtctgtttttgtttcttctttttctttctctctttcttttttttcttttttcttttttttttaattatttttttttaatcaataatttcaatttttaattgtgcACAGGGCCcacggagtgtatttgaaagtgagGATGGTGCTACAGACagtttgaagtgtgtgtgtgtgtgtgtgtgtgtgtgtgtgtgtgtgtgtgtgtgtgtgtcagtgacCAAAATATAGAGATGTATCTAGTCATCTTATCTTGCCAATGAATGCagtcataaaataattatacttaAATTATAAGTATATCTAAACTACCAAAGGTTGATTTTCTAGAGACAAGTGTCAGAAAAGCCATCGACAAAAGGACGACTGGCAAAAACTATTAGTCTCTTCTGTTGAAATGTTTTCTGAAAGTTAATGTAGATGGAGAAGTGCACGACTTGAGCCTACAAATTTGACTTAGCGTTTCACCAGCTGTATTgatacagaaaaaaaatatgcaagCTTTTTACATCAGTTGCTACAACtcactttgttattatttatttaaaacatttacaatccTGAAAAATACATGCATGTGTAGATATTCAAACGAACGTAATTTAAAACTGTATCAACATAATTgctatatttcttatttttatttttttttgtaaactggtctggtgcttataaaacttttaagggTTTAGACTTGAGACTCTGAGAcagtaacgtcatggcaacgccatacaaatagcatgcgcgtgacgtcatttgagatttgAGTCTGGcctctaaagttttataagcgtTCTTAGTGTTCCCCTGCAGATACAGGGCGAGTCTGAAGAAAGAGTACCAGATGGTCTAACAGAGATAACCAACACCAGTGCACACTGTAATTCAGGAGATCAACAAGCAACTTGCACCTTGAAGTTTAATAGAAATCGTAAACTCAGGAGTGTTTTTCACAGGTAAATAGTTTCACATGTTAGAGCCAGAAGGTGCTATCCTGAGCTAAATCGAGCTTTTTTTAGTATGAACTGGAGAGGGCTATAAGTCTTATCTCTGTTCTtctgtctgttcatccatctgtcccgCATATCGTTTtcctgatttttaaaattttattattgatttttattattattattattaatttgtgtgggttttttgtgtgtttttttgtatgttttgaaataaaatgttttgtatagctttatcatatacagttatagatcaagtttgaccttTATGGTAATTTACCCTCTTTTTTTTATCGAGTTACATGTATGGTCctcagacttttgttttgcaatgcctcaagatactgagctggattttgtgtatagcttttttatgttctgttacagatcaagttcgaC
Proteins encoded in this region:
- the LOC121373601 gene encoding uncharacterized protein LOC121373601 isoform X2, with product MLVEQGEAVLEIKPCVLHWFDGIALNLTCVLRSGTIDEDIFISKSPYGVKDENLTTLTTVTLPFSISVTGSCTYLLPNCIWTYKIQGESEERVPDGLTEITNTSAHCNSGDQQATCTLKFNRNRKLRSVFHRKTKKKGDDGQNEANNLGRTKLITKETKILHFSETCTRVGKTQ